A single region of the Cynocephalus volans isolate mCynVol1 chromosome 12, mCynVol1.pri, whole genome shotgun sequence genome encodes:
- the TMEM52B gene encoding transmembrane protein 52B — MGVRAQIVMASALVCFIQLPGARGEENCVDPEHCLTTGWVHLWYIWFLVAIGVLLLLCGLTSLCLRCCCLSRQRNREDGGQLPYEVTVITFDHDNTLQNTITSLQSAFGPAARRILAVAHSHSSLGQMPSSLDTLPGHEEALHMTRFTVARCGQKAPDPPPVPGEKQLPAGEKESPPIECSSN, encoded by the exons CTTCCTGGGGCAAGAGGTGAGGAGAACTGTGTCGATCCAGAACA TTGCCTGACCACAGGCTGGGTACATCTCTGGTATATATG GTTTCTGGTGGCCATCGGCGTGCTGCTCCTCCTATGTGGCCTGACTTCCCTGTGCCTCCGCTGCTGTTGCCTGAGTCGCCAGCGAAATAGGGAAGACGGGGGCCAACTGCCCTACGAAGTGACAGTCATCACTTTTGATCATGACAACACTCTCCAGAACACTATCACTT ccttgcaGTCAGCATTTGGCCCTGCAGCTCGGAGAATCCTGGCGGTGGCTCACTCTCACAGCTCCCTGGGCCAAATGCCCTCCTCTctggacaccctcccagggcatgAAGAGGCTCTTCACATGACTCGCTTCACAGTGGCAAGGTGTGGGCAGAAAGCACCTGATCCACCACCAGTGCCAGGAGAAAAGCAGCTGCCTGCAGGGGAGAAGGAGTCTCCTCCAATAGAATGCTCTTCAAACTGA
- the GABARAPL1 gene encoding gamma-aminobutyric acid receptor-associated protein-like 1: MKFQYKEDHPFEYRKKEGEKIRKKYPDRVPVIVEKAPKARVPDLDKRKYLVPSDLTVGQFYFLIRKRIHLRPEDALFFFVNNTIPPTSATMGQLYEDNHEEDYFLYVAYSDESVYGKRYIQGRKM; encoded by the exons ATGAAGTTCCAGTACAAGGAGGACCATCCTTTTGAGTATcggaaaaaggaaggagaaaagatcCGGAAGAAATACCCGGACAGGGTCCCG GTGATCGTGGAGAAGGCTCCTAAAGCCAGGGTGCCTGATCTGGACAAGAGGAAGTACCTGGTACCCTCTGACCTCACTG TTGGCCAGTTCTACTTTTTAATCCGGAAGAGGATACACCTGAGACCTGAGGACgctttattcttctttgtcaACAACACTATCCCTCCCACTAGTGCTACCATGGGCCAGCTGTATGAG GACAACCACGAGGAAGACTATTTTCTGTATGTGGCCTACAGTGATGAGAGTGTCTATGGGAA